ATTATATGGTAGACTTTCATAAACACTTTGAAGAGGGTAAAAAGCTTCAATTGTCCACCAATTATAGGAGCGCTGAAAACATAGTAAATATTGCCGCAAGTTTAATAAAGAATAATGGTAGAAGAAATGATAAAAAAATGCTTTCATGGAAGAAAGAAATCAAAATTATTGATATTAATAATTACCATGATGAGAATTCACAGGCTGAAAGTATTGCTTTAAATATTGAGAAATTGGTTAGCATTGGAAGTTACAACTTCAAAGATAGTGCTGTATTATTTAGAACAAATCTTGAAAGCAGAAGTCTTATTGATGCTTTTATAAGAAAGAAGATTCCCTTTAGACTTTTAGAAAAAGAATATAATTTTTTTGATCATTTTATATGTAAGGACTTAGCTGCTTATTTAAGGTTAAGCATAATAAAGGATGATGCAGATAGTTTTAAAAGAATAATAAATAAACCTTTTAGATATGTTAGCAAAGTTAGTCTTGAAAAACTTAACACTAGCAATATCAGATTAAATTGTTTTGATTTTATTAAATCCTTAGCTGATATTCCTATATACCAAATTAAGACTTTAGATAGTCTTGAAAGGGATATTCATAACCTTAATAGGATGTCCCTTCAAAGTGCAATACAGTATATAATAACTGGTATTGGATATCATGACCATTTAAGGGAATACAGCCAAAAATTTAAAATTGATCTTTCTGAATTGGAAGAAATTTTAGATGAGTTTAAGGAGGCGGCCGCAGCTTATAACAGCATAACAACCTTTTTAGCGCATATTGAGTATGTAGGGGAGGAACTAAATAAAAGTCTAAGACAAAATAGAGATGATGATAGAGTAATATTAAGCACTATTCATGGTGTGAAGGGGATGGAATTTAAAAATGTATTTATAATTAACTGTTTAGAAGAGGTATTACCCCACATAAACAATCTTGACCAAGATATTGAAGAAGAGCGAAGACTTATGTATGTGGCTGTAACTCGTGCAATTGATAACTTATACATATGTTTACCTAGAAACATTAGAGGAAAGCATAAAGAGCCTTCGAGGTTTATAAAGGAATGCTCACTAGATGTTTTTGAGGATTTAAAAAGCATTTACAGAAAAGGCGATGAAATTATACATAACTCTTTTGGAAAAGGCAGAATAATCCAGCTAAACAGTAATGTCCTTGAAATTAGCTTTGGTAAAGATATAATAAGAAAATTCGACATAACAATACTCCATAATCATGGCATTATTAAAAGAGTCCGTTAGCAACCACTCCA
The genomic region above belongs to Clostridium swellfunianum and contains:
- a CDS encoding ATP-dependent helicase, with the protein product MDIRNQYCYLRDLIIEKQFCHLDEQQKEAVFNIDRNVLVLACPGSGKTTVLINKVLYLTKFGNIYKSNFIPPDLKKEDLQLLQDYYKENTIGWLKSDEARLEYILSFNKINPNSIVVITFTKAAALNMKKRYQALSKSGITPFFGTFHGLFYKLLIRHNENIKIMDSSESYRIISNTLARQMEDINEDKIKDIRNKISLFKCNEVNIENFKSGITQEIFVNCYNVYENYKKEKGLLDFDDIQLRFKDMLIKNSNIAEHYRKGFKYILVDEFQDSDNIQLEILHFLNSYNNIFAVGDEDQCIYSFRGSRPDYMVDFHKHFEEGKKLQLSTNYRSAENIVNIAASLIKNNGRRNDKKMLSWKKEIKIIDINNYHDENSQAESIALNIEKLVSIGSYNFKDSAVLFRTNLESRSLIDAFIRKKIPFRLLEKEYNFFDHFICKDLAAYLRLSIIKDDADSFKRIINKPFRYVSKVSLEKLNTSNIRLNCFDFIKSLADIPIYQIKTLDSLERDIHNLNRMSLQSAIQYIITGIGYHDHLREYSQKFKIDLSELEEILDEFKEAAAAYNSITTFLAHIEYVGEELNKSLRQNRDDDRVILSTIHGVKGMEFKNVFIINCLEEVLPHINNLDQDIEEERRLMYVAVTRAIDNLYICLPRNIRGKHKEPSRFIKECSLDVFEDLKSIYRKGDEIIHNSFGKGRIIQLNSNVLEISFGKDIIRKFDITILHNHGIIKRVR